Below is a genomic region from Methylobacterium sp. FF17.
AAGTGCCGCATCATCCTGCCGGTGGATGCCGTCTCGGCTTCCGAGTTCAAGGCGAACGCCGCCCACGAGACCGTTCCCGTCGACGCCGTGCCCGAGACCGGCATGATCCTCGATGCCGGCCCGGCTTCGGTCGCCGAGATCAACGCGGCCATCGACGAGGCCGCGACGCTGGTCTGGAACGGCCCGCTGGGCGCATTCGAACTCGCGCCGTTCGATGCCGCCACCGTGGCGGCGGCGCGGCACGCGGCCGAGCGCACTAAGGCCGGCAAGCTCGTCTCGGTGGCGGGCGGCGGCGACACGGTCGCGGCACTGAACCATGCGGGCGTGGGCGAGACCTTCTCGTACGTCTCCACCGCCGGCGGCGCTTTCCTCGAATGGCTGGAAGGCAAGGAATTGCCCGGCGTCGAGGCTCTGCGCGCCAAGGCTTGACGCTTGCGGGGTCACGAACCCCTTCCGCCGAGCCTGAGGACGAAGGCGCAGCGGCGGTACCCTTTTACGATTGTCTCACGCCTCCTTGAGGCTTGAGCGAAGACATCGCATTCGAAGAACCGCGCCACCCGGCGCGACGGTTAGCGGATCGCTCCGGCGGTCGAATCTGAGGAGAAACCCATGGCCCGCATCACCCTGAGGCAGCTCCTGGACCATGCTGCCGAGCATGAATACGGCGTGCCGGCGTTCAACCTGAACAACATGGAACAGGGCCTCGCTATCATGGCGGCGGCGGATGCCACCGATTCACCGGTGATCCTTCAGGCGAGCAAGGGTGCGCGCGCCTATGCCAACGACATCGTCCTGGCCAAGCTCATCGACGGCCTCGTCGAGATCTATCCGCACATCCCCGTCTGCATGCATCTCGACCACGGCAGCGACGAGGCCACCTGCGCCACCGCCATCCAGTACGGCTTCACCTCCGTGATGATGGACGGCTCCCTGAAGGCAGACGGCAAGACTCCGGCCGACTACGCCTATAACGTGGAGATCACCCGCAACGTCACGAAGATGGCCCATTGGGCCGGCGTCTCGGTCGAGGGTGAACTCGGGGTGCTCGGTTCGCTGGAGAGTGGAGAGGGCGAGGCCGAGGACGGCCACGGCTTCGAGGGCGTACTCTCGCACGACCAACTCCTCACCGATCCGGATGAGGCGGTGAAGTTCGTGGAAGCCACGAAGGTCGATGCGCTCGCGGTTGCCATGGGGACCTCCC
It encodes:
- the fba gene encoding class II fructose-bisphosphate aldolase (catalyzes the reversible aldol condensation of dihydroxyacetonephosphate and glyceraldehyde 3-phosphate in the Calvin cycle, glycolysis, and/or gluconeogenesis) → MARITLRQLLDHAAEHEYGVPAFNLNNMEQGLAIMAAADATDSPVILQASKGARAYANDIVLAKLIDGLVEIYPHIPVCMHLDHGSDEATCATAIQYGFTSVMMDGSLKADGKTPADYAYNVEITRNVTKMAHWAGVSVEGELGVLGSLESGEGEAEDGHGFEGVLSHDQLLTDPDEAVKFVEATKVDALAVAMGTSHGAYKFTRKPDGDVLAMNVIEEIHRRLPTTHLVMHGSSSVPQDLQDIINQYGGEMKPTWGVPVEEIQRGIKHGVRKINIDTDNRMAMTGQIRKILAENKAEFDPRKYLKPAMEAMTKLCRQRFEEFGTAGQGSKIRPVSVATMAKRYANGSLDPKIGTAG